ctatgatagaaattacagacctctacatgctttgtaagtaggaaaacctgcaaaatcggcagtgtatcaaatacttgttctccccactgtaggcacGATTTTCAAagagataaataaatacattcataaataggcctacataaataaataaccttgataaataaataaatacatgtataaTCTTGCAGTTTGACATTGCACATTACATGATTGTAGAATAGTAGGCTTTTACAATCAAGCACAATTGTAATATGTTCTGTAAGTTCAAATTCATGTTCTGTTGGACCACAGAAGGCTATCAGAGTTGTTTTTCAGAATGAACTGTAGGGTGTACAGGAGTTCTTTTCGGACCACTTCCCAGGCGCAGTAACTGAAATTctgtgaaaataaaataaactgttaGGGCATTGTAGGGTAATATTGTCCAATGTAGAGATATTATCAAAACAATGTGTCTTTTTGTTTTTACCCTATAGCCTACCTTTTCTTTTAGGACTGCTGCAATCTTCCCAAAGTATGCCTTCAGTCCCTCTGCCCTGATGGGATAATCACTTGTATCCACACTGCCCATCATCTGCCAGAAAGAAAGAGGTAGGCaatgaataataataaaaatgccACCATACTTCAATTAAACAGTTAAGCTATCTGTGTTGGCATGGCAACTCACACATTTGCTCTCTTCAATCTGGCGGTATACAATATTCTGAAAATTCTCCAACTTCTGTTGGTCCCACTTAGTTGGCAGGTC
This sequence is a window from Coregonus clupeaformis isolate EN_2021a chromosome 7, ASM2061545v1, whole genome shotgun sequence. Protein-coding genes within it:
- the LOC121570246 gene encoding interferon beta-like, which gives rise to MTDPADSDQLHNALSSSGAKAIYDTLKNIDSLFGADDLPTKWDQQKLENFQNIVYRQIEESKCMMGSVDTSDYPIRAEGLKAYFGKIAAVLKEKNFSYCAWEVVRKELLYTLQFILKNNSDSLLWSNRT